The Rhizoctonia solani chromosome 4, complete sequence genome contains a region encoding:
- a CDS encoding glyoxylate pathway regulator, with the protein MADIEKQVSLPVSRATSDESGPSGPSGNGAAGGYFAGPALQHTISHDTQRAFPVYHRKLGNPAPLGLISFAATTLMLSLYNIQTRHITVPNVVVGMAFGVGGLTQLLAGMWEFGAGNTFGATAFSAYGGFWFSYGIILYPGSGVLDAYNGDKSNQLNDALGIFLLVWFIITFIMFFGTFRASVSLAALFFFLDLTFLLLMIGEFMQKTQVTQAGGVIGAITAFIAFYTGAAGLYSPDASYFILPVGDLPKRKEA; encoded by the exons ATGGCCGATATCGAGAAACAAGTCAGCCTTCCTGTTTCTCGTGCAACAAGTGACGAATCTGGTCCAAGTGGACCAAGCGGTAACGGGGCTGCTGGAGGATACTTTGCCGGACCAGCACTCCAACACACGATCAGTCATGACACACAG CGAGCTTTCCCAGTATA CCACCGTAAACTGGGTAACCCAGCACCGCTCGGCCTGATTTCTTTCGCTGCTACAACCCTTATGCTGAGTTtgtataatattcagacgcGTCACATTACTGTG CCAAATGTGGTAGTTGGTATGGCCTTTGGCGTCGGTGGATTAACTCAATTGTTGGCTGGTATGTGGGAGTTTGGAGCAGGAAACACTTTTGGTGCTACAG CGTTTTCCGCATATGGTGGCTTCTGGTTCTCATACGGAATCATCCTCTACCCTGGAAGCGG TGTTCTCGACGCATACAATGGTGACAAATCTAATCAGCTCAACGACGCTCTCGGAATCTTT TTGCTCGTGTGGTTCATCATCACCTTCATCATGTTCTTCGGCACGTTCCGAGCATCGGTTTCCCTTGCAGCCTTATTCTTTTTCCTCGACTTGACGTTCTTATTACTCATGATTGGCGAGTTCATGCAAAAAA CCCAAGTTACTCAAGCCGGTGGCGTTATAGGAGCTATCACCGCGTTTATCGCGTTCTATACGGGTGCCGCGGGTTTGTATAGTCCCGATGCATC ATACTTTATTCTCCCTGTTGGAGATCTTCCAAAACGCAAGGAGGCTTGA
- a CDS encoding Transport protein particle (TRAPP) component, whose amino-acid sequence MSRPTGTPSWAPRAGSPASPATLRSLAYPTPKQVDGVVYDILLIEMVRTLRDSAKVARKRETELEEEMIENGLLERKAPAATASKGDSVSSIPAAKGTVDEDEEALRIRLESIGMHVGANLAERISRDRPRFTDTLDTVKFICKDLWTTVWEKQVENLRTNHRGVYVLTDSPFKPLVRISAYGTTPEIIQKARVYAYVPAGIIRGALARLGLQGTVTPDISDLPRCTFQIKLAKTG is encoded by the exons ATGTCTCGCCCAACTGGAACTCCATCATGGGCACCGAGAGCCGGAAGCCCAGCTAGCCCCGCAACACTTCGTTCTCTCGCTTATCCTACTCCGAAACAAGTGGATGGAGTCGTATATGATATATTGCTCATTGAGATGGTCCGCACGCTTCGTGATTCGGCAAAGGTAGCACGCAAACGAGAGACGGAATTGGAAGAGGAAATGATAGAGAACGGTCTGTTGGAGAGAAAGGCGCCTGCAGCCACCGCCTCTAAAGGAGACAGCGTCAGCAGTATACCTGCAGCCAAGGGTACAgtcgacgaagacgaggaagccTTGAGGATACGGTTAGAGTCAATCGGTATGCACGTTGGTGCCAACTTGGCTGAGAG GATATCAAGGGACCGCCCCCGGTTTACGGACACGCTTGATACAGTCAAGTTTATTTGTAAAGATCTTTGGACTACTGTCTGGGAGAAACAGGTCGAGAATCTTAGGACAAATCACCGC GGTGTTTATGTCTTGACGGACTCGCCATTCAAGCCGCTTGTTCGAATATCGGCCTATGGAACAACCCCAGAAATTATACAAAAGGCTAGGGTG TACGCCTATGTACCAGCGGGAATCATACGAGGGGCACTCGCTCGCCTTGGGCTTCAGGGGACAGTGACGCCGGACATCAGTGACTTACCGCGAT GTACCTTTCAAATTAAACTTGCGAAAACAGGCTAG
- a CDS encoding auxin efflux carrier transmembrane protein — protein sequence MAKSAKGAGATKLIADATSAPGTYVFAELLEMPNIQELGTNEQHAPWLELLKVFSYRTWTDYKRMATIKLSGSLPQLNPAQATKLKQLSIVSLAERSRANISSVRQLEDLIIDAMYQDVLKGKLDQKEARIEIEYTIGRDLEPGAAGLQVLLSKLREWSNRTSTVIQALDVQIQGIKDNERGAADAAKEYEGERVAMATQIAEQRRQQPRKQVVEDAMATGGGAPSGSSADAQRSTSTRKGTSGGYTVQNIVALGPLILVACIYQLYGLVIAWITRKIFWVPRRFHSGILAAGIWSNWGDLPTAVIMSMTASAPFSPGDSDVAVAYLSAFILVFFVTLFPFGGSRIIEKDFMDKSAPVDADDEIPESASSRLRRRWGRLQIAIQNRRGAVADSDIEGSPASEQDEKVTEIATPKPKLSRHVSFNPSEPTAYNGPDGGQSTRPPSAHVSPAPTVVEGIHNTMSQNPKDSTRVVPVSTETGLASTPEIRSSRFKRALLSTRAFLKSLASPATSSMVVSFIVALVPQLKALFIAPPAGSNIHIHHAPDGLPPLNMIMDTATFIGNASVPLGLICLGSALARLQVPKPISRAPLGAITLFSILKMVVGPVFGVLVVEALTHHTSLIDPNDKVLRFVCIYFAGVPTATTQVYLTQIYSPDGSASHVSAFLIPQYALMFITMTALSAYALNLLF from the exons ATGGCAAAGTCTGCAAAGGGTGCTGGGGCGACGAAACTTATCGCAGATGCCACAAGCGCGCCGGGGACATATGTATTTGCAGAATTGTTGGAAATGCCAAACATCCAAGAG TTGGGTACCAATGAACAACACGCACCATGGCTAGAATTATTAAAGGTGTTCTCTTACCGGACATGGACCGACTATAAACGTATGGCCACAATCA AGCTCAGTGGATCCTTGCCTCAGCTCAACCCAGCGCAAGCCACGAAACTGAAACAGTTATCAATAGTCTCGTTAGCGGAGCGTAGCAGGGCAA ATATATCATCTGTACGCCAACTTGAAGATTTAATTATAGACGCGATGTACCAA GATGTGCTCAAAGGCAAGCTTGACCAAAAAGAAGCACGGATCGAAATCGAGTATACTATTGGTCGGGACCTGGAACCTGGTGCTGCTGGGCTTCAGGTTCTTCTCAGCAAACTTCGTGAATGGTCGAACCGAACCTCAACCGTGATACAGGCGCTAGATGTTCAGATCCAGGGGATCAAAGATAATGAAAGGGGCGCTGCTGATGCAGCCAAGGAATACGAGGGTGAAAGGGTGGCCATGGCTACTCAAATAGCCGAG CAACGCCGCCAGCAACCACGTAAGCAAGTTGTCGAAGACGCTATGGCTACTGGCGGTGGCGCACCCTCCGGATCGTCAGCTGACGCCCAGCGCTCAACTAGTACGAGAAA GGGTACATCCGGAG GATACACGGTACAAAATATTGTAGCACTTG GCCCGCTTATCTTAGTTGCATGTATCTATCAACTTTATGGTCTCGTCATTGCTTGGATTACCAGAAAAATATTTTGGGTACCACGCCGCTTTCACTCTGGTATCCTGGCTGCTGGAATTTGGAGCAATTGGGGCGACCTTC CAACCGCTGTTATCATGTCCATGACTGCCTCGGCCCCATTCTCTCCTGGAGATTCGGATGTTGCCGTTGCATATCTCTCTGCCTTTATTCTCGTCTTTTTC GTTACACTGTTTCCATTTGGCGGCAGTCGTATAATCGAAAAAGATTTCATGGATAAATCCGCTCCGGTAGATGCCGATGATGAGATTCCAGAATCAGCTTCGTCACGCCTTCGTCGTCGATGGGGTCGGCTTCAGATAGCAATCCAAAATCGGCGCGGAGCTGTTGCTGATTCAGACATTGAAGGGTCCCCAGCGAGTGAACAAGATGAAAAAGTTACGGAG ATTGCGACTCCCAAACCCAAATTATCTCGACACGTTTCGTTCAACCCATCAGAACCCACCGCATACAATGGACCTGACGGCGGCCAATCCACACGTCCTCCATCCGCACACGTTTCGCCGGCTCCGACTGTCGTCGAAGGTATCCACAACACCATGTCGCAAAATCCAAAAGACTCAACTAGGGTCGTCCCGGTGTCGACGGAGACTGGACTTGCTTCTACGCCCGAAATCAGATCGAGTCGATTCAAACGTGCGCTCCTGTCAACCCGAGCGTTCTTGAAGTCCCTCGCATCGCCCGCGACGAGCTCCATGGTCGTGTCTTTCATAGTTGCTTTGGTTCCACAGCTCAAGGCCTTGTTTATCGCCCCGCCCGCAGGATCAAATATCCATATTCACCATGCTCCAGATGGACTGCCCCCTTTGAACATGATTATGGACACTGCAACTTTTATCGGAAATGCTAGTGTTCCTTTAGGCTTGATTTGCCTTGGCAGTGCTCTCGCTAGACTCCAAGTCCCAAAACCGATCAGTCGGGCACCGTTGGGTGCTATCACTCTGTTTTCCATACTCAAG ATGGTGGTTGGTCCCGTGTTTGGGGTGCTTGTTGTCGAGGCTTTGACGCATCACACAAGCCTCATCGATCCCAACGATAAAGTCCTTCGGTTTGTGTGCATCTATTTTGCTGGTGTGCCCACGGCCACAACCCAG GTTTATCTAACCCAAATCTACTCCCCTGACGGCTCCGCGTCACACGTCTCCGCTTTCCTCATCCCTCAATATGCCCTGA TGTTCATCACCATGACCGCTCTCTCTGCCTATGCTCTCAATCTTTTGTTTTAA
- a CDS encoding CVNH domain protein, with product MSFSETTRDDSYVKSTIDLNSCIGNTNGTFTTNRTQSRSINAPLDVDTNVHLDGSNIIAELPINAPGRSRSHAKYDLDICLSNDNGELKWVQQLLSDLSDHFLGRDGVITKAAEGIPGAGFLIALIHYRNNNLDHAKRATIISGKGIFAILFSVIALQLGPFDATDPSTVAILSFLGTVIADLTIEVCGREWIRDKRISAEIPNRSVINIFIDGLIAGIAVGAGASIAPHAEVAAAQAVRVVAQAPEEFLAAELELFSIQNLVYNGPKLLREIAKAGTGAVVRATSFGIHDYATHVTPYEAPYSPDAKGSKIKPGYYYISNLGTGQLLQFVISPETGRPCVQVADGNFKKSQLWIIEEGVTGYKLRAHFPGAYIGHAPLNDSGDSNPQIVTPDNAVEFRLEGSPLGGFSFVPIINAVDDLALSPKDIESGNALVSFTKKDTDDKLQRWLLEEDDGLDSLELHQGPVASGNPLRIVDASTKTPLQLAFKETKWPWARVKSKGDWTLEAGFKGYYLKHIASGLYMSLSDTNDDVKIRPLVLSPNKTEFTLIGNDEDGYSIEYVEDRQFGVKLDEDPADPGTTAFLSWQPDDAHPKWRFKTIDSN from the exons ATGTCCTTTTCAGAAACTACT CGCGACGACTCGTACGTGAAGTCGACTATCGACTTGAATAGTTGCATTGGAAACACCAATGGAACCTTTACCACGAATCGAACCCAATCACGCTCGATAAACGCTCCGCTCGATGTTGATACCAACGTTCATCTAGACGGGAGCAATATTATTGCTGAATTGCCCATTAACGCGCCGGGGCGATCGCGAAGTCACGCGAAGTATGACTTGGATATATGTTTGTCGAATGACAACGGAGAGCTGAAATGGGTCCAGCA ACTTCTAAGCGACCTCAGTGACCATTTCCTTGGCCGTGATGGAGTGATTACCAAAGCAGCCGAAGGTATCCCAGGAGCCGGGTTCCTTATCGCCCTGATTCATTATAGGAATAACAACTTG GACCACGCTAAACGTGCAACAATAATATCTGGCAAAGGTATATTCGCCATCCTATTCAGCGTTATCGCACTCCAGCTCGGCCCATTTGATGCGACCGACCCCTCCACCGTCGCCATTCTATCATTTCTCGGGACAGTCATTGCCGATTTGACAATTGAGGTTTGCGGAAGAGAGTGGATACGTGACAAGCGCATTTCTGCAGAAATCCCTAACCGTAGCGTGATCAATATCTTTATCGACGGTTTGATTGCTGGTATCGCTGTTGGTGCTGGCGCGAGCATAGCTCCGCACGCTGAGGTTGCGGCCGCACAGGCGGTCCGTGTTGTCGCGCAAGCTCCCGAGGAATTTTTGGCAGCCGAACTGGAGTTATTCTCGATTCAAAATCTCGTGTACAACGGCCCCAAGCTATTACGAGAGATTGCTAAAGCCGGGACAGGAGCTGTAGTTCGTGCTACATCGTTTGGTATTCATGATTACGCCACACA TGTGACACCGTATGAGGCCCCTTACTCTCCTGATGCAAAAGG ATCCAAAATCAAACCTGGATATTACTACATCAGCAACCTTGGAACTGGCCAACTTCTCCAGTTCGTAATTTCTCCCGAAACCGGACGACCTTGCGTACAAGTTGCAGATGGAAATTTCAAGAAAAGCCAGCTC TGGATTATTGAGGAAGGCGTGACTGGGTACAAGCTTCGCGCCCACTTCCCCGGTGCATATATCGGCCAtgctcccttgaatgactcgGGCGACTCGAATCCCCAAATCGTGACACCTGATAACGCAGTCGAATTCAGACTTGAAGGCAGCCCTTTAGGAGGTTTCTC GTTTGTTCCAATCATCAACGCTGTCGACGATCTGGCTCTGAGCCCCAAAGATATCGAGTCTGGAAATGCCCTAGTGTCGTTTACGAAAAAAGACACTGATGATAAACTGCAGCGGTGGCTGCTCGAGGAAGACGATGGTCTAGACTCGCTCGAATT ACATCAAGGTCCTGTAGCATCTGGTAATCCATTGCGAATCGTCGACGCGTCGACAAAGACTCCTTTGCAGTTGGCATTCAAAGAAACCAAGTGGCCATGGGCTCGCGTAAAATCAAAGGGTGAT TGGACACTTGAAGCAGGTTTCAAAGGGTACTATCTGAAGCACATCGCTTCTGGACTATACATGTCCCTCTCCGATACAAACGACGATGTCAAGATTCGTCCTCTTGTTCTCAGCCCCAACAAGACAGAGTTTACTTTGATAGGCAATGATGAGGACGGGTACTC GATTGAATATGTGGAAGATCGTCAATTTGGAGTAAAGCTTGACGAAGACCCGGCAGATCCAGGGACGACTGCCTTCCTTTCTTGGCAACCGGATGATGCCCACCCCAAGTGGCGTTTTAAGACGATTGATTCCAACTGA
- a CDS encoding glutamyl-tRNA synthetase, producing the protein MNRVPRLRFAPSPTGSLHLGGLRTALFNHVMAKKLGGEWALRIEDTDRSRLVPGSVDEIRKGLEWAGIMYNHGPGLGGPHAPYTQSERLDLYHQYTKRLLDSGHAYRCFCGPNRLSEIKEKLQKLGSNSTYDRTCLNLSEEETARRVRTGEKHVVRLNDTSIQDVKPAPDLVFGTSVQHTHAGLPTDPILLKSDLFPTYHLASVVDDHEMEITHVLRGEEWLPSLPLHLDLYSALGLEPPKFGHLPLLLNPDGTKMSKRKGDVRVLDYMEKGWEPEAVVNWLALTGWNIHRAASEHESGTPGDVMTLEQIIHAFDITHLTHRRTILDPGKLAFLNRHHLHKKAEGTTDQLIAERAAGIIRATYPDVDPQWCTRDYISRVLRVLSASWFQTNGFNGLQLEFVFQDRVIILQDVATAAPYFFRPPDYTSGAAMSLRKTVKGDVYSQVLKQALKALNSVSYEDATRLHDALGSLKADLGVGTRDVMNTMRHALTGSKIGPSVVEVLGLLGPERTNKRLKGALTE; encoded by the exons ATGAACAGAGTACCAAGACTTCGATTCGCGCCTTCTCCTACAGGATCGCTTCATCTCGGAGGTCTACGGACAGCTTTGTTCAACCATGTCATGGCTAAGAAACTCGGAGGGGAATGGGCACTGAGGATCGAGGATACAGACCGC TCAAGGCTTGTTCCAGGTTCAGTTGACGAGATAAGAAAGGGGCTCGAATGGGCAGGCATTATGTATAATCATG GCCCAGGATTGGGCGGACCACATGCGCCTTACACTCAGTCCGAACGACTAGATCTATATCACCAGTACACCAAAAGACTCCTGGAC TCCGGACATGCTTACCGATGCTTTTGTGGTCCAAACCGTCTCTCAGAAATCAAAGAAAAGCTTCAAAAACTAGGATCCAATTCGACATACGACCGGACCTGTCTCAATCTCAGCGAAGAAGAAACTGCGAGGCGAGTTCGAACGGGGGAGAAGCATGTCGTCAGATTGAAC GACACATCCATCCAAGACGTCAAACCCGCACCAGACCTTGTGTTTGGTACAAGTGTACAGCATACACACGCTGGGTTACCCACGGACCCCATCCTGCTCAAGTCGGATTTGTTCCCAACGTATCATTTAGCTTCGGTCGTGGATGACCATGAAATGGAGATTACACATGTTTTGCGCGGTGAG GAATGGTTACCTTCTCTTCCCCTTCACTTGGATCTCTACTCCGCACTTGGTCTCGAACCACCCAAATTCGGACACCTTCCACTCTTACTAAATCCCGATGGAACCAAAATGTCAAAGCGAAAGGGGGACGTGAGGGTTCTAGATTACATG GAGAAAGGCTGGGAACCCGAAGCAGTAGTCAACTGGCTCGCGCTCACGGGTTGGAATATTCACCGGGCGGCGTCCGAGCACGAATCTGGCACACCAGGAGATGTGATGACCCTTGAACAGATTATACATGCA TTCGATATCACACATTTAACTCATCGTCGTACCATCCTCGACCCCGGAAAACTTGCCTTTTTGAATAGACACCACTTGCACAAAAAAGCCGAAGGTACGACGGACCAGTTAATCGCCGAGCGGGCCGCTGGAATTATTAGAGCCACTTACCCAGACGT TGACCCCCAGTGGTGCACCAGAGACTACATATCCCGCGTGCTCCGAGTTCTATCGGCAAGTTGGTTCCAAACAAACGGTTTCAATGGTTTACAATTGGAATTCGTTTTCCAGGACCGAGTGATCATCCTGCAAGACGTAGCAACCGCGGCTCCCTACTTCTTCAGGCCGCCAGACTATACCTCCGGTGCAGCGATGTCATTGCGAAAGACGGTCAAAGGAGACGTCTATT CACAAGTTTTGAAACAAGCCTTGAAAGCTTTGAATTCTGTATCGTATGAAGATGCGACTCGATTGCACGATGCTTTGGGGTCGCTTAAGGCTGATCTTGGAGTTGGGACAAGGGACGTGATGAATACAATGAGGCATGCACTTACCGGCTCCAAG ATTGGACCTAGCGTTGTTGAGGTTCTGGGGTTGTTGGGCCCCGAGAGGACGAATAAGCGACTAAAAGGAGCTTTGACAGAATAA
- a CDS encoding alpha-amylase: MPGPLSSDAFKSYCVYQIYPASFADANGDGIGDLAGIESKLEYIKRLGADVVWLSPIYRSPQKDMGYDISDYQDIDPTYGTLDDWDSLLKKTHELGMRLVMDLVVNHTSDQHEWFKESRSSKSNPKRDWYIWRPPKFDAQGNRKPPNNWAGSAWEWDDSTQEYYLHLFAIEQPDLNWENPEVRQAVWKLMRWWMDKGCDGFRMDVINMISKVPGLPDAPVTQPDREYQSGANYFCNGPHVHEYIQEMNQEVLSRYPNYFTVGESPLTHDPRDLLLYVLPERKELQMMFQFELADVDGTYHPLIPRNPRLSEIKSVINKWQTFMFNNGGWNSLYMENHDQARSVSRLLGFGISDDKKTFDYDLCEEDLKKFWEAGAKLLAILHTTQGEEIGATNVPREWGIEEYKDIATINFYNEELQLRKGAGTDEPNMSDIMDGINRKARDNARVPMQWDDSAHAGFTSGKPWMRVNDNYKQINAKSQIDDERSIFSFWKKMIAVRKEYPLLVHGDFILLAPEDEKIFVYTREHNGEKVLVLMNFSRDEVDVTLPESLGTKARFIVGNLVRGEPKFETRTMLKPYEGQVWLLSS, translated from the exons ATGCCCGGACCTCTAAGCTCAGATGCATTCAAGTCTTACTGCGTCTACCAGATTTATCCTGCTAGTTTTGCTGACGCCAATGGAGATGGGATTGGCGATTTGGCAGGCATAGAATCCAAACTCGAATATATCAAACGACTCGGTGCTGATGTTGTATGGCTGTCGCCCATCTACCGTAGTCCGCAAAAGGATATGGGGTACGACATCAGTGATTACCAGGATATTGATCCCACGTATGGGACTCTGGATGATTGGGACTCACTGCTCAAAAAGACACACGAGCTAGGAATGCGCCTTGT CATGGACCTTGTTGTGAACCATACATCAGACCAG CATGAATGGTTCAAAGAATCGAGGTCTTCCAAATCGAACCCAAAGAGGGATTGGTACATATGGCGCCCCCCGAAATTCGATGCTCAAGGAAATAGGAAGCCCCCAAATAACTGGGCAG GTTCGgcttgggaatgggatgatAGCACCCAGGAATACTACCTCCATCTCTTTGCCATAGAGCAACCCGATCTCAATTGGGAAAATCCAGAAGTGCGGCAAGCAGTATGGAAGCTTATGCGATGGTGGATGGACAAGGGGTGCGACGGATTCCGA ATGGACGTTATCAACATGATCTCAAAGGTCCCTGGGCTTCCGGATGCACCGGTTACACAACCTGATCGAGAGTATCAATCTGGAGCTAACTATTTCTGCAACGG TCCACATGTACACGAGTACATACAAGAAATGAATCAGGAGGTCCTATCAC GATATCCAAACTATTTCACCGTTGGAGAGTCGCCGCTCACACACGACCCAAGGGATTTGTTACTCTACGTCCTCCCGGAACGCAAGGAACTCCAAATGATGTTCCAGTTCGAACTTGCGGATGTTG ATGGCACATACCATCCACTCATCCCACGCAACCCTCGCCTTTCAGAGATCAAGTCCGTGATAAACAAATGGCAGACGTTCATGTTTAACAATGGAGGGTGGAATTCGCTTTATATGGAGAACCACGACCAGGCCCGGTCGGTTTCAAGGTTGCTCGGGTTCGGTATATCGGACGACAAAAAAACCTTTGACTATGACCTTTGCGAGGAAGACTTGAAGAAATTTTGGGAAGCTGGAGCAAAGCTTCTTGCAATCTTACATACCACACAAG GAGAGGAAATTGGAGCGACCAATGTCCCAAGGGAATGGGGTATTGAGGAGTATAAGGATATTGCAACTATTAATTTCTACAATGA GGAGCTCCAACTTCGTAAAGGAGCTGGAACCGATGAACCAAACATGTCAGACATTATGGATGGGATTAATCGCAAGGCACGAGATAATGCGCGTGTTCCGATGCAG TGGGACGATTCCGCGCATGCGGGATTCACCAGTGGAAAGCCATGGATGAGAGTGAATGACAACTACAAGCAAATCAATGCAaagagccaaattgatgacGAACGTTCAATCTTTTCGTTTTGGAAGAAGATGATAGCCGTGAGGAAAGAGTACCCTCTGCTT GTGCACGGTGACTTTATTCTCCTTGCTCCAGAGGACGAGAAAATTTTCGTATATACGCGCGAACATAATGGAGAGAAGGTTCTCGTCCTTATGAACTTCAGTAGAGACGAAGTGGATGTTACGCTACCCGAATCTTTAGGTACCAAAGCCAGATTCATCGTTGGAAATCTTGTTCGAGGGGAACCCAAGTTTGAGACCAGGACTATGCTAAAGCCGTATGAGGGACAAGTATGGCTGTTGTCATCTTAG
- a CDS encoding pyridoxamine 5'-phosphate oxidase family protein — protein sequence MLRTQTKLGKFFNTIPDELIPWIQEQKFFWVATAPLSESGHINISPKGVSGTFKIIDNKTFFYQDLTGSGVETAAHLRENQRITVLFNAFEGPPQVVRLFGKGEVHELDSPRYNELIPLEERISGSRAAIVVDVHKVGVSRGFSVPLYQHTGERTNLHEISGPLEEADRKFANERKDFEATSSLAHFSFIPSESDPSKDDHTPKGIKDYWSLPAMVYSRKLAGLPPEAVKEDRKSFHQDVFDKDIVHQLGNKGYHIAETIGGAGFLVGVAIGAALSWSWMRVYK from the exons ATGTTG CGCACACAGACTAAGTTGGGTAAATTCTTCAATACTATACCTGATGAGTTGATCCC CTGGATCCAAGAGCAGAAGTTCTTTTGGGTTGCAACAGCACCACTCAGTGAGAGTGGACATATTAATATTTCACCTAAGGGCGTGAGCGGGACGTTCAAGATCATCGATAACAAGACATTTTTCTACCAAGACTTGACTGGCTCGG GCGTGGAGACTGCTGCTCATCTTCGAGAGAACCAGCGAATTACTGTTTT ATTCAACGCTTTTGAAGGCCCACCTCAGGTCGTTCGGCTGTTTGGAAAGG GAGAAGTTCACGAACTCGACTCTCCACGGTACAACGAGCTCATACCTCTTGAAGAACGCATTTCTGGCTCCCGTGCTGCAATAGTGGTTGACGTCCATAAAGTCGGGGTG TCGCGCGGGTTTTCGGTTCCACTTTACCAGCATACAGGGGAACGGACTAATCTGCATGAGATCTCCGGACCACTCGAAGAGGCTGATCGAAAGTTTGCTAATGAGCGAA AAGATTTCGAGGCTACGTCATCACTTGCTCACTTTTCCTTCATTCCTTCCGAGTCAGACCCTTCAAAGGATGACCATACACCAAAAGGAATAAAGGATTATTGGA GTCTGCCTGCCATGGTTTATTCTCGTAAACTTGCAGGGTTACCTCCAGAAGCTGTAAAAGAAGATCGCAAATCATTTCACCAAGATGTATTCGATAAGGACATTGTACACCAGCTAGGTAACAAGGGATATCATATCGCCGAAACAATTGGAGGGGCGGGGTTCCTTGTAGGAGTGGCAATAGGAGCAGCATTATCATGGAGCTGGATGAGGGTTTACAAGTAA